In the Anolis sagrei isolate rAnoSag1 chromosome 1, rAnoSag1.mat, whole genome shotgun sequence genome, tcagtgattctggccatgaaagtcagACAATCCTATGCTCCGAAATATTCAGTGTCGCTTCCACTTCTCCACTTCCCGATTTCAGGATATATTGTATAGCTTAAATAACCATGCACTTGATGTTCATAGTGTtccccatgcaaaaaaaaaaaaaaagcccattgTTATCCTTTTAACACATTTGCAGAGTTCAAACACAGCCACCTCCTTTACTTCTTGTCGCCTTAATGccagtttaaaattaaaatagtgagctgcttttctttctttgcgTGTTTCTTAAATAGGTCTTGACTTTTGAAAATTTCTCTCTAATTCATATTTTAGCATAAATGTTCGGCTCCAAGACAAAAAATGGAAATGTGAACCCAAAAGCCTCTTTATTAAAATCCAGAAGCAGACTTAAGAACCAGATTGatttttatttgtcttttaaatGTGGTTATACACATTCATGTGTCTACTAAAATTCAGCACTGTTACATTAAAGATACAGTACGATAACATTCAACTTGAGGTActccatatttatatatttatatatatttatctgtCCTTCATAAATAATGCCATCACTTGCAATACTCAAGCACTGGTCCAAACACAACCAGATGCAGTTGTGTCAGAGATAACGGAgcttaaacaaaataataataatcagtgcAATACATACTGTAGAAATTAGAACATTTACTTAAATATTATGTCAGATATGCTTAAAGTATATTACACAATAAATCCAGAAAtagtttctcttctccttccagcTCACCCTGCAATGAGATGTTAGGCAAAACTGAAATAGCACCCATAATATCTTCTTGTTTAATTTTCAAATAATTATCTGTTCAATGGTTTAGAAGAATAAACCAATATATTCAAGCACATATACATTTAGGACATTGGCTGTCCATTTAGGATGCAAAACTCTCATTTGGGAACAGTTATCTAATTCTATGGAGTTACTTCCCAAACAGACAGTTGGATGCTAGCAGCTTTATGCTCAGTCTGGAAACCATTTAAGGCAACACATTTAGATTTTAATGCGATCAACCTATCTTGGGTCATGGAAAACATGGGCAGAATGAAAGGTCTGGTTCATTGCTATTTGAAGAAAAATGTCATTacattagtgggggggggggggaaggagcaTCTTCTTACtgtatacactcatgtataagttgacctcgtATTTACTTTGGAGGACAAGTTTTGGGGCAagattatggattttaatataagAGGGGATGTGCCAATCCTTTGAAGAGAAGTATCAATGGACTgctgctgccaccatttccctgTCCAGGTACCGAAAAAGGCCAGAAATGGCATAAGAGCAAAGAGAGAGGAGGCTGGTGCTtcctttagctcagtggttcccaacctttttttgatcagtgaccacttgtccagggaccactttaaccaggaaccattctccaatgttagtaccaaaaggattacgaatcagtttttggtcaactttagattcagtttggttatttggagtgctgattcagaaaattgcattggatagaccacatcagcgttagtttctgatagagaacatatgacatccagtagtcgccatctgctcgcccacagaaagctatatttaataatctagagccggtgtggtatatccaatgcaattttctgaatcagaacacCAAACAACCCCAGGAACaagactaaaaacaaagacaccaaggcgccCCGCTTCCAGGtcccacatggaatggctctgctcagggggaaggaggaggaagagaagcagcagtcaggaggcttgttgttgcgtctttcccctcctgacatccctgttgcctcagcattataagagggtcTTTCTAACCCTACTTCAGGACACCAGGGTGTGAATATGAGACTTTCTGCATGCAAATCAAAGTGTTCTACACCACCCGATTAAATATCCGGAATATATCCTGGAGCCAGAAAGGTTCTCTCAATTCGGTCAGAAGTGATACAGGACACAAGACTTGTTTACACTATCCATGGAGGGTGAATGAGCCCAAAAAGCCTATCAGGTTGTTCCTGGATGGTGGCAATTGTCTGGCATCTAAGTCTGGAGTGAACAAAATGTGACTACAGTTCCAcaaagaatcacagagttgaaagaaacTGCCATTACCATCCAGTTCAATCTTCCAACTATATGACCAAGACTATTTCTCTGGCTCTTGGGTCCACCCAACAATCACAATTTAAATCAAAGATAATTTGTTCTTGTAACAAAAAGTGAATGATTGTGACTAGAAGCTTCCAGGAGCTAAAAAACCAGCCCCTCTTACCACCATTTTATagaaagaaataacattttttcaGGACCAGAGGTAGACTTCCAAccagtttctctttcttttcattaGGCCCCTGGTGGCAAAATCTGCCATGAAGTTATGCACTCCTGGTCCAAGTGCAAACCTAAAAGTTCTAACTACATCCTCTTTAATAGTTGTTATTTATGTGGTCAGGTTGTGACTTCAGATGGcagtatgtaaataaaataagagaaccTCATTTTTTTGAAGTTTGCTCAGAAAATGAAAGACTTCCTGCTTCATTCTTTGTGTAATAAGAGACAATAAATAGTCACACAGCATCTAGGAATTAAAACTGTGGGCTTTCAGTTTGGATTACACAACTCGTTTTCCACAGACATTCTTCTCAAGAGCCTCCCAAGGAAGATCTACTGGACTATCAATACAGTTTTATTCTAGCCTgtttttgcaaaacaaacaaacaaacaaacaaaaataacccAACCCATTTTTATATTCTTAAAtactgctttttgtttgtttttagtctTTTGCACAATGCTCTGAACATATATGTTTCATAATAAAACTTAAAGATTTGTTTCTGAGTAGACATAAAAAGGATTGTGTGGAGAGGCACCCAAGaccatcttgttttttttttcccaaaagaAAATCTGTTGTCCAATTGAAGCCAAATTCAAcacattcaaactacaggaaaagtgaCTGTGCCTAAACTTTAGGAATAacttctgttcagcagtgggacatACTAccttgagtgtggtggagactccttctttggattgACATCGGTAAAGACTACTTTGATTTTGTATGCCTGACAGACttgagttgaactggatggtccatgtggtctcttccaactcttaattctatttccatttcacttgCATTACACTTATGCTATACAGGAGTTGGTGTACTGAAATGCACAGTACAAAAAGGCATTTAATGTACTGCTACCTAAGAAGCGCTCACAATGTAAAGTCTAAATATTTGTTCAGAGCTTAGTGTAAACATGCTCTGTGACTTTCACTTCTGTTTCCAGGCTTGAACTGGCAAAACCTTGTCATTATGATGAATAAGAGGATATGAACAGAAAGAGGGTGCAGTTCATCTCTGTACAAAGAGAGCTTGAGCCATGCAAACCAAGCCAAATCTACTTCTCTTCCCATGTGAGCTCCTGACTACTTTCAGTTTCTGTTCTCATGGGGGGAAATGGCAGTCATTCCTGTTTAAGGAACGCATAAGGTGCTCCTCACAGCTATCAAGTCAACAATATGTTGGGTTTCAGTGGGGCATAAGCCAAAGGAGCAGTGTCCATATGCCATctagaggctgagagagtacagGGCATCAGAACAGCCCTGTGTCCCAAATCTGGAACCTGACttctatacaggcagtctccaagttacaaaaatAGAACTTACATACGACTCCAAGCTGCAAACagaagtgagacaacaggaagtgagaggaaacctacccctaggaagggaaaatcactcttgtaagagttttcatgggaataagatgtttccactgaagctttagcaccaatcctcATTTCCATAGTAagcccaaaattttcaaaatccatttgtcacagggatagaaaatgaagtgaaatcttctgaacagaggtgcACAGCTAGTAAAAGAAACATCACAAGGGGTATTAACGcctccctgttctgacttacatacaaattcagcttaagaacaaacctacagaacctacttGTTCATAAGCCAGTTGAGTTTTCTGAAAATATTAACTAGTTTGGGGAAAACCTCTGTAGGACCTTTTTTCTCCTAAGGATTTTTAGCAGAGATTacttgactaataataataataataataataataataataataataataattgaccagtcatatgaccatttcaaaatagaacacgggtatattattattattattattattattattattattattattattatttgactacATTTCAGTTCTGCCCTTGCTCCAAGCAACTCAGGGTATAATTCATGGCTGAGAGAGACCACCCAATAAAATGTTCTACTGAGCAAAGACTTCAATGCAGGTCTTGCTAATCTGAATCTCAACAGTTGAGTCACATTGGCTTTAGCTACAAGGCTAAGTGATTGTTTATATCTATATGAAAATTTAACTCCCATGTCAGAAGTAGGATTGTACAGATCTCCAGATATTGCTGGGCTACCATAATACCTTGAATCTCACTCCATCCTATACATTCCAGGAGTATTTATACTGCTGAAAAAGTTATGAAATTGTTCTGTAtcatattatttaaaatagttgAAAAAGCAAGAATAACATTTGCTCTTGAAGAATAGCATGCACTTtgcttttctttccattctcaGTGAATGACAAATGGCTGGTTTCAATGTTGAGGTTTCTCATGTCCAATTTAAGTGGCAATTTCAAACCATATTTTGGACACTGCTGATACTTAATGGCACTTAAAGACCTACTAGCAGGCCACAttgcagcaggaaaaaaaaaacctatttagtattaaaaaaaacactaaaagaTATAAACTCTCTttctatgtttgtttgtggggggAAAcccataataaaaaaaatcaatgcaacaATTAAATTACATAGAACTATGAACAATATAACACGACAATTCATGCTTCCTTAACTATGAAACCACTTTGTTCTCAGCTCAAAGTGGTGGCAGAAGGAGGGAAACTGTAAAAAGCCTTTGCAGATGGAAAATTGGGACAAATTAGCCTTGGAATATCACTGTAAGCAACTTCATGTCAGAAAGAGTTATGAACTACCTTTATGGAAGTGTGCCATTTttctgaaataaaattgttgtatattatttaaTCAAAatgtcctctttctttccttctctctctctccttccccccccccccccccccggcagccTGCAGCCCTTTCCTGCCAAGAATGCAGACTGTTCTACAGGAAACCTGAcaactaattttaaaaatgtgggcAATGGAAAAAAAGAATTTCAGATCTGACTGATCACAAAATATAAGccaaaaatgttcattttttccTGACTGCTAAAATACCCATTTCATTATAATCACACAAATAAAACCAAAACGTACCTACAAACTGTAGTTCATAAATAGGCAAATTTAGGCTGTGCAGTAGTTAATGGTAcccagagcaaagcaaacatttACAGCTGGGCTAAAAAGCAGTATCCAGCAGCTGAAAAGAAACCTACAAGCAGCAACCATACCAGCCATGTTACTGTCATATCCCACAGATATACAATAATTGGAAAAATTCTAGAAATCTGGAGCACATACCCCTCCCCATcccaataaaaaaaagaaaactgagaGAATATAAACTTTATAAACACAACTAAACTATATATAGGCTAGGTATTTCGCTGTTAATGGAGAAGCTGAACTTACCTACTTCTCCCCTTTTAATTGCTCAATTAGTTAATTTAATTTAGCATTAATATTCAGGTTTGAATTATAGGGGAAACAAAATGTCACCAGGGAATTAATACATTCCATAGCAAATTATAGCAATATAATTCTCCAAGCatgtctcttttttttaaaaaaagacactcTGATGGGAAAATAAATTTcatgctgaagtttccaaactacCATTGGGAAGCATAAAACCCAGAGAATTAATTAACTTGCCTTTGCTTCAGATTGTCTGACTTAATGGAAAAGGGACTGGACCCATTAAAGCCAGCCAGTATAACGCTTTCCAAATTTGATTAAATGGGGGAAAGCTCTGGGTAAGAGGAAAGAAGCTAATGTTTACCGAGGCACTGCAATGCTGTAAACACCACTCGCGTCAATGCATTAGTGGCAAAACCTGTGAGCATCACTCTCTGGagactacaactttcagaatcccTCCCATAACTGGCCATGCAATATGGGGGATTTTGGGAATTGGTGTTCCAAGAATAACCTTCCCAAACACCAATTAGTGCAATACTGGGCAAGCAGGCAAAGTATGGATGCCACTATTCCCAGATTTTACAAAGTGTGTTGGGGAAATAGTATTGGAGAATTGTATTGGAGCAAAGAGAAACTATGTATACATCACTGTGTTCCCTGCAGTGGAAGGTTTTCCGTTGTTGCCATGTACAAAAATAATCAATTCTGAGATCCTCTTATTTACAGGACGGCGAAGTGCTAACCTCAGCTTTCACATTATTTGACACTTCAACTCCCAGTCCAATTGTGTAGAATGAGTAGGTGATATCTTTCAACAGACTTGCCCAACATCTAAGTAGCATGTGCAAGAGGACCCTAGATAAGTCCATCTGGAAGACTTTCAAGCCAACTTGAATCCAGAGGTAACACTGCTGCTACCCAAGCAGCGTGAGGCAAAAACTACCTTTAAGCTTGAAAGGCCTTCCGTATGGAGggaacaaaaacataaatatgaaaAAAACAGAGGAAGCTAACAAGTTACAAACTGAAAAGCAATAAGAGTGGCCCTTGACACAGAAGGCAGGCATCTAGATTTGCTTTTCCCCTCCTAATATGGCCATCCCATCTATGATAAGGTTGTGAAACTACTTTACTTTGCtaagtttaaaaaaaattcatgggaattttcagaaaaaaaatactacATTTATGCTATAAAAGCACAGCGTATATCATACTGTTCAATGCATTTAGGATCACACATACCTGCAGATGACAAGCTAAGCATCAAATAGGTCTGAACCAGACACACACCCCATAGAATCACACGCTCCATGTTCAAAAGCCCATCTTCTTTCAGGCATAAAAGATGAGTTCTGGAATCTGCCCTCCCTGAACCCCCGTGCCATTGGTGCTGTCTGAAGAGCACTGAAATTGCACAGTTACTTTGCCACACTGGACTTCTGTCATCCCTTCCTGTCCAAAGTAGCTGAGTTCATTACCATCCAGAATGACACTTGCTGTGTAAAACGTATCTGGCTCAATCTGCACTGGATACTCAAACCAGACTGGGAAAGTGTTGCTAGATCCATCTGAGAAATATTTGCTCAAGTTCTGCCCCAGGATCACACCTTGTCTTTTGAGTTCGATCTTTGCACTGTACTCTGCAGACCCGCAGCTAGAGCCATAGAGCCCAAAACCAGCAATGAAAACTCGCTTGTCAACTGCAAACTGAATGCTGTCACAACGACCTCGGTAGCGCCACTGGTTGCTGCGGTAGGCACACGACTGAAAGCGGTGGCAGCGCTGGGGAACCAGGCCCTTCCGGGTGGTGCTCACAAACTGCAGCTCTGGTTTCTTGGCAGCGGTGTACCACAGGAAGATGTCGTTGGTTTCATTGAGCGTCAGAATACCCGACTGAGCGGCGCCATTCGCAAAGTCATCAAGAGCCATAGTCGGGATGCGAATCAGATAGAGCGCCTTCCCAAGGACTTTGCGCTTGTTTTCTATGCTGGCAGGCAATTCTTGCCGTTGGCACTCTACTTCGGCCCAACTAAGAGCAGCTTCAAAAACCACAATCTCTTTGGCATTCAGGGTCTCCCTCTGAAGAATGCTTTCAAGTGTTTGAAAATCAATGTCACAGAACCCTTCGGATTTCAAAGCCAGCTCTGCCTGAGCATCAATCACTTCCCAGCACCGCTCTGTCAGGTCTGGTTCCTCAAATAAGCAGCTCTGGGAGAGGAGCACACAAGCATTTTTCGCGCTAAGGCTCGTCTCAAGGAAGTTAACGCACGCTCGGGCCAGATGAGGAACAATGTACTTCTTGGCAGCATAAAGAGTTGCCAGGACGGTGTCAGCAGCCAAGTCAATTTCATCGCAATATATGTATCTGCAAAAAAAGACACATATGTAACACTCTTCAGATCCCACACTGTAGGATTCAACAAACCGAAACACACACTGTTCACAATTACTGAAAGTGGAAATCCCAGATATGGGGACAACATGCACTTGTatctaatgtttatttatttattatctatttactgtatttatatatcgcctttctcaaggcagtttacaacattttaatggaaaaaattcaatgccaacatacatgtggAAAAAAATCACAACTAAGCAGTAACATATAACTAAGACTATGAATTAatataattaaaaccattaaacataggacataaataacatttaaacattaagacaaaTCATTACAACATCCTagtgtaaatattaaaatcacatgatccaaaattgTAAACTATAACCTGTTCctttgtcattgcacatattccctaattattctttgcactgcattactttactggccaaaggcttggtcccacattcatgtctttgttttctttctgaatgCCAGGAGAGGgagtgctgatctaatctcactgggaagagagttccagagctgaaaggccaccattgagaagcccctgtctcttgcccccaacaactgcacttgagacaaaggtgggatcgagagcagggccttcccagaagatcttaacctctgtgatggttcatagagctCCCTTTGACCAAATGTTTCATGTGtaagaagatattttaaaaacagataatATTTTCTATAGTTTAATTAATTTGGTTAAAACCTATGAgtgaagaaaataatattaaataaacaaaaactacaaatcactagcagaaaatatattttacGCCATGGCCTACTTTGCATCAGTTTGTCTGAACTGGGGCTTTTTTGGATTAGCAAATCATCAAGCTATGGCTCCAGCTATGGCTATGATTTGAGCATACTGGCTTGAACAATAAACTATGGTTTATTGTTACAGCTGAACCCATCATGTTAGCTTGATAATCCTGTTCTATTTCCACACTTTACCATGGTTACTTgaacggtggggggggggggggggggaggttgggagAGCAAAAAGACAGCTCTTCCTTAGGTTTAGCTATTTCTTTGATGTTTTCCTAGAACTGACCTTTGCTCCTCCTTCTCGCTGCCCAAAGGATCTTATCCAATTCCTCCTTGAAAGGAATTATCCAATTCCTCCTTGAAAATACTTTTGTTCCCAGCTCCTCCTCTCTAGCTTTGCAGGGGAAATAAGATATAAGGGGGGCATGATGGAGATGGGAGCCATGCTTTGGACTTGTTATGTATACGTATGGTGATAGGGATCAAGCTTGCCACAGCTGGTGGCTTTTATGAACTTGCGTTTGATTCAGCAAGACTATCTTTTCATTGATCACCACAAGAACTGTTGAAACCTTCAGGGTattcaagggtgcatctatattatagaattaatgcagtttgacatcagtttaactgctatcgttcaatactatgaaatcatgggagatgtTATACAAAGTCCTTGCctcctctgctaaagagtgctggtgcctcatcaaactgcaactctcaggattccacagcattgagccatggcagttaaagtggagtcttactgcattacttctacagtgtgggTGCACCCAAGTTGACTCTGCTTCAGCTGGTTCCCATCCCTCACTTATTGAAAGTAGTCTGGAGAATATCTTACACAATGGTCTGCATGTTATGAGCTATGTTATGGTGCATCTTCTCAGAGAAAGAAGCTAGACTGGATGGATTGGGTGTTGAACCCCCATTTTTTGCTGCCTGGCTTTCCCTCAGCTCCCAGGTCCAGTGGTTCATAATGACAAGAACAAGGGCGTGACTGGGCCAAGTCaaaaggagaaaatgcctctcttCAAATGGCCTGGACTTGGCTTTTCAGAGTCAGGTTATAATTCCTCCTCAATGTGCAATGCGACCATGATGCAGACAATTAAAACTCGCTTTTATACCTAGGATTTGTCTATTATGGTCGAAATTGGGGTAATTTCAAACAAGTATAATTGAAGGAAGACAGGACAAAATGGTTCTGAAATTGAATCAAATGAAAGCGTTTACTACTAATTTGGTAAGGAAGAGGAAATGAAGATAGTCATGCAATAATTTCAAAGCCACTTGGTTATGAGAGAGGAAAGTGGCACAATATTTTCCAACTGATTTGCAAAGCCTTTGATGCTGATTATATTTAAGTTCTtgcaaaaaaagagggaaaaaagatcCTTGACTGCCCATAAAATCATTGCTTGTGGTTACCATATAATGCCAAAATTAAAACAGTGACATGAACTGTGAGTATACTGTCTATTTTCGTGTATAAGTCCAGAAAAATTAGTCAAACATTGGAGCCCCAAAACCATGGGTCAGTGTAAGTACTGGATTCTCTCTTGAGTGATGAGAGACAAGAActtaggccacttccacacagctgaataaaaccccacattatctgctttgaactggaatatatggcaatgtgaactcagataactcacttcaaagcagatattctgggttatatggctgtgtggaagagccctcaagtCTCTTTTGGGAGATCTTTGAACAAGCACTCCCTCCTACTCtctcagagaagggggtggtttcttttttgaaaaagagttaatactgtacttttatttttatacatatacaaCATGAACAATtcattctctgagtagagtggtgaaaagcCTTTTTGAATGCATAGGAGGGAAAATGTCAGTGATTGGGGCAGCTGTCCTCTGAGGTGGCAATGCTAGCTTCCACTGCatgcagaatgaccctcaactaaatccataattttggctcccaccaaatctgcccttgacttatacatgagatcaaTGTCTATATATGATACTTTTGTCTGAACATAAGGTGCCCATGGTGACATTTAAAGCTTGCAATGGCCTGCATACTCCATATTGGACATCTGCCAGATGTGATTTGTGGGGAGCTGTGGGGTTCTTCTCTGTATACTAGCATTAAGGTCAATACATTGTGTGAGGACATTGCAGGAAATTTTCTCTGTCACTTCAGTTTTGGACcaatttccctcttccttcttcatcacattagagaatgaatccacttaaaatccggtttctgcctcctgcagaattctggggtttgtagtttatggaggagcctttaacagcctcactaaactacaaatcccagaattctgcaggaggcagaaaccggattttaagtggattcattctcaagtgtgatgaagtagcctGACTGGCACCAACACTGACTTCATTTAGGAGCCAACTAAATATCTGGAGGCTTATTAAAGCCTTTCGGCTTCAGAAATTTACTTGAAAGCACTCCATACATGATTTTGAACCATTTCAACCTTTTAAGCCTGAATTAACTttttatgtttaatatgttttaatctatttaaattattgcattgttttaagctTGTTAACTTTTTGACATTGGTTTTACTTGTAGACTGACCTGACAGCttgtatactgccctatattCTAGAtagaaattgtttttaaaaatgctttaacTACATATGCAATCTGAGTGCTTTTCAGAgtaaaaaagtaa is a window encoding:
- the BTBD3 gene encoding BTB/POZ domain-containing protein 3 isoform X2, with protein sequence MAADIFPRKKPANSNTAAVQQYHQQNINNNNIIPAPNWQGLYPTIRERNAVMFNNDLMADVHFVVGPPGGTQRLPGHKYVLAVGSSVFHAMFYGELAEDKDEIRIPDVEPAAFLAMLKYIYCDEIDLAADTVLATLYAAKKYIVPHLARACVNFLETSLSAKNACVLLSQSCLFEEPDLTERCWEVIDAQAELALKSEGFCDIDFQTLESILQRETLNAKEIVVFEAALSWAEVECQRQELPASIENKRKVLGKALYLIRIPTMALDDFANGAAQSGILTLNETNDIFLWYTAAKKPELQFVSTTRKGLVPQRCHRFQSCAYRSNQWRYRGRCDSIQFAVDKRVFIAGFGLYGSSCGSAEYSAKIELKRQGVILGQNLSKYFSDGSSNTFPVWFEYPVQIEPDTFYTASVILDGNELSYFGQEGMTEVQCGKVTVQFQCSSDSTNGTGVQGGQIPELIFYA
- the BTBD3 gene encoding BTB/POZ domain-containing protein 3 isoform X1, which translates into the protein MVDDKGKNMKCLTFFLMLPETVKNRSKKSSKKVNSSSSSNSSLGGSGSGSKLPPVCYEIITLKTKKKKKMAADIFPRKKPANSNTAAVQQYHQQNINNNNIIPAPNWQGLYPTIRERNAVMFNNDLMADVHFVVGPPGGTQRLPGHKYVLAVGSSVFHAMFYGELAEDKDEIRIPDVEPAAFLAMLKYIYCDEIDLAADTVLATLYAAKKYIVPHLARACVNFLETSLSAKNACVLLSQSCLFEEPDLTERCWEVIDAQAELALKSEGFCDIDFQTLESILQRETLNAKEIVVFEAALSWAEVECQRQELPASIENKRKVLGKALYLIRIPTMALDDFANGAAQSGILTLNETNDIFLWYTAAKKPELQFVSTTRKGLVPQRCHRFQSCAYRSNQWRYRGRCDSIQFAVDKRVFIAGFGLYGSSCGSAEYSAKIELKRQGVILGQNLSKYFSDGSSNTFPVWFEYPVQIEPDTFYTASVILDGNELSYFGQEGMTEVQCGKVTVQFQCSSDSTNGTGVQGGQIPELIFYA